cacacttagatGGATGCAAAGACACTGCAGATGGgatgtttgtatattttgtgtgtatgtgtgtgtttcagtacCTTCAACGTGCACATCGTAGCTCCTCTGAAAGCGACAGGAGCCAGCAGCGTTGGAGGTAAACCCGCCTGAGAACCGGCTGCAGCCACAATGCTCTTACAGTTGATGAGGAAGTTGATGAGGGTGAAGGTGTGAGATCCTtccacacacaccacagactCTGGTTTATGGTCCAGAGACACAGCATGACCCTCCTTACGACTAGACAAGGGGTCAAGGATTGCATAAATGAGAACACATAGAAACCTACATGTGCTTAAGAAATGCTAATAAACGTGATAGGAGGCAGTGAAAGAAGCAGGATACAGTTGGATAGTTATGCCATCTGGCTTCTTGATTTTATCCTGGACTCCCATCTCCTTCAGCCAGGAGAAGCtgccatcttcatcatcatcatcatcatcatgcgTCTGACAGTCGGCATCCTCAGTCAGATCACTGCACCTACAATTTGAATTATTATTACATATAAATATGGCAGCAAAAGCAACACcatcaaacaaataaacaaattaaactcTGCAGATATTCTAtgcttttttgtctgaatttttccAAAGGTCAGGAAAATATTTCCTACAATTAGCATGCATAATCAATGAAACTTTtcaaaaaatacatgaatttttaacacacacaaatgagctTCAGTTCATTATAACAAATGTTTTTCATCCGTATCACTGCATAACTGTTGCAACATGATGTCAGTCATTGTCTCAGCTACAGCCATTAATAGTTTTAAGACAATGGCTGTTGCACCAGAGAGTCACAGAGGAAAAGCTGGACTTTGAACTTGGACTGCTTTTTAAGTTACACTACTGAATTAAATAATGAGTCCTCTTATTTACTTTCATCATGTCAGAGATTTGAACCGAACTATAAAGTTTTGCAGCACATCTACAGaggatggagggaaaaaaacgcacatctcctctttctccttgggctccttctcttcctcctgctgctccctgctcttcttcctctcctccactagagggagactgAACTCTATTCCTAAACAGGTGAACAGGACAAGCAAGGTCACGCATTAATGATGTTGTCACTCTTCTGTTCAGTCAGTATGAAGTTAAACAAATGGGACAAGGTAgtacaaaacatcacaacactAAAGTTTCGGCAAGAAAACAACCAACAAAACAAGCCGTTTGTGAGCATAACATGCATTTGTAGAAGTCTGACTAAGAGCTGCAGTCCAAGTCTCACCTTCAGCCTTCATCGCCTCTCTGAAACCTCGAGTTGTTGGAGAAATCAAAGCAGTGATGCTGGCAGAACCCCCGAGACCGGCTGCCCTGAACAATACTGTAAACTGATAGAACAAAAACGGAAAAGTGAGAAGAAGAGAATTAACTGTGATGGGAAATAGGTCATGCTGTGCTCGTGTGATggagttaaaaaacaaaaaaacatacctGGTAGGAGCAAAGGTAAAAATATGGACAGAGTCTGGACTTCAATAGACTGTAGAGAGAtgacagactgactgacctgaAGGAAGCACAAAGAGAAAGTAGTGGGATTAACCATCAAATAAAGACAAGGACTGCAAGACCTCACATACATCCCTTCAGTGAAATtctttggattttggttgattttcttgtgaatgttctgtagaaacaattttaacatttctttttttctaccaaaaaatgtccaaagacttcccaaaaatgttgaaaatgtggacatcagaagtgtcactctgaaaatattttttcccctacattttcaaactttaaaacaggtcagttttgacccacaggacaacacgaggcttaagttattttcttgcttttttacTGTGAAGCCCTTTGGTCACCttttgggctgttgtaaaggaatacacacacaaataaactttgattgattgaacaACAACGATGCAATCATGGTGTCTGCAGAGTGTAATCCCATCTACATCCCCAGCCTCACCATTCCCTCATCAGGCTCTGCTGTAGTGTTGCATCTTGAGCCCACGGTGTGCTCTTCCCAGTAAAGCTCCTCTCAGCATTGATCCTGGGAAACATGGAGAGCCAGGGCAGGGAGGGATGCTGCCAGTACACCAGACTCTGCTGGAAGGCACAGCGGAGCTCCGAGCAGGACTTGGGATCCTTCAGCAGACACAGAGGATAATCAGAGTGTATAAATGGCGACAACTGAGTCAAAATTGTCTCCTAGATGGATGTAATGAGGACTCTACCTGCACACTGTGTGGCAGGCTGCTAAACTGAGCTCTGCAGTGCTGGCTGAGCCCCAGAGCTTCCTCCTGGGCTTTGGGCTGCTCTGCCCATGAGAGGGTGAGGGGGGAGGTGAAAAGGAGGCGAGTCTTCAGGCTCCAGTCTGCTGGATACTCTGTGCACACTGGAACAGCGATGGAGGCAGGAGCGATGGCCTGAGGGCTCTGGGAACACAGAGGACATTTGTAAGAGAAACTTAAGCATGTAGAGATTTCggaaatgtttcattttgcatatATGTTGACGTGTGTTGAAAGTACACAAACCTTCAGCAGTGGGGTTTTAATATCTTCCTCCTGTTCTTCGAACAGAGAATCATCCTCAGAGAAATTGTTCTACAGCAGGAAACACATAAGAAAAAGCAAGAATTTAACAAACATCTACTTTATAATAAGAAAATGAGTCTTGGGTGTCACTTCTTATATCACAAAAGCTTCAATGTGTGTTAGGATCAATTCGGCTCatgtaaaatacacaaatttgATATGATTTGAGTGAAAGTGGGGATTGATCCAACGGTTTAGCAGTTATCTGAGCTGTAAAACTCGTCTTAAAATGCGACTTTTTAAAATGGAGTTCTGCATTGTGTCAGTTATGGCTAACTTTAGCTGACTTTatgctacaaaaaaaaacagaaaacgacCATGTAGTTCGGTGTTACAACCAACCTTGCTGGAAATATCTTCTCGTTTCTCTGCCTCAGTCAGCATCGTAGTAAAAGACAGACTCTCTTTCCTCGTCGATGTTTCTTCATCTCCCTCCTTTTCTGTCGGTTTCTTATAACTGTCCACAGCGTGTTCCTCTTCGTTATAAATGTGGAGTTTCTTTTTGGGGCTGAAAGTATTTTCAATGTTTGCGAAAGGGTTTCTACGTTTTATTCCACCTCCGGAACGGTTCTGAGTGTTGAAAAGCGGTCCCGGGGAGAACGGCCGAACGCACGCCGGAGACGAGCCGCTTTGTCCCGGACTGTCAGTGGAACTTTGGCCGCTCGGACCGGCGTCGCTTCGGGCTCTTTTTCTCCTCATTCGCATGATTTCAGCCGGTCGCTTGAAGCTGGGCGAATATCCAGCCTGCTGAGACATACTGGCGAGGTGACGTTTAATAAAAAAACCAGATTAAAATCAACGACAAAACGTTAAACAACAGTGCcgctgctgttttgttgttgcgCCTTCCGCACTATACGAATTTGGCGCTTAGTGTGGTGACGTAACGAATCTTCCTTGTGTTACATTTATGTTCATGGCAAAATTCAGTAAACATTTGTACATTTAAGGAGTAAAAGCTAAAATTTATCTTTGGAGCTCAATAGAGTAAATATTTACTTAAAACACCACTTCGCTTTATCATAAACAGCATACGTAGACACGTTGAATTCGAAAATAAGACTAGCATTCAACATCTGCGCATGTGTGACACCATGTTAAGCTTTTTAAATCTGGCCGTGAACGCATCGGACACCAAATTGCAAAAGAAGCAGTTTACTTTCGTTTCTCCATCTTCCggcttaattttttaaaaagttacacAACGAACTTGAATAACAAAATACCCAGgtcaaaaaaatgccataaaaatcTTATATATTAGTATTATTTTCCATTTACGCCATTATTCctgaaaaaatactttaaatgaCTTGTTCCACATGtcaaatatcaaaaaataatacaatctggtacaaaatgaaagtgaaataaaaatgccATTTTGAATCTGCGACACCAGAATGAATACCTACTTGCATAGATTATTTGTTTAAATGCTGTAAAGGCAGCTGGatcaaaaacagcagttttattGGGTACTTTTTTGTCTATAAAGTCCTAAATGGAACTACATTG
This portion of the Acanthochromis polyacanthus isolate Apoly-LR-REF ecotype Palm Island chromosome 22, KAUST_Apoly_ChrSc, whole genome shotgun sequence genome encodes:
- the LOC110963104 gene encoding protein downstream neighbor of son homolog translates to MSQQAGYSPSFKRPAEIMRMRRKRARSDAGPSGQSSTDSPGQSGSSPACVRPFSPGPLFNTQNRSGGGIKRRNPFANIENTFSPKKKLHIYNEEEHAVDSYKKPTEKEGDEETSTRKESLSFTTMLTEAEKREDISSKNNFSEDDSLFEEQEEDIKTPLLKSPQAIAPASIAVPVCTEYPADWSLKTRLLFTSPLTLSWAEQPKAQEEALGLSQHCRAQFSSLPHSVQDPKSCSELRCAFQQSLVYWQHPSLPWLSMFPRINAERSFTGKSTPWAQDATLQQSLMREWSVSLSSLYSLLKSRLCPYFYLCSYQFTVLFRAAGLGGSASITALISPTTRGFREAMKAEGIEFSLPLVEERKKSREQQEEEKEPKEKEEMCSDLTEDADCQTHDDDDDDEDGSFSWLKEMGVQDKIKKPDGITIQLRKEGHAVSLDHKPESVVCVEGSHTFTLINFLINCKSIVAAAGSQAGLPPTLLAPVAFRGATMCTLKGRSVNGKTQVGSTYQNISSLEITGPILPSSLHTITTLLRPAQKGNFSAALYSHTPTAVMNIQTNEQQVTGGSVDLSGCGLHPSSIQQLQQPSGLGKTALTHISMKNYSYTWKN